In Pangasianodon hypophthalmus isolate fPanHyp1 chromosome 1, fPanHyp1.pri, whole genome shotgun sequence, the genomic window atttaaaaaatcaatctaacagggcacactaGGGCaactgttccaatatttttgatcacttgaaaaatgggtgggttcaaacaaaaggtgacatgctctaagctgtttaacacatctacatgtaaatatcaggaaatgaaagctgaaattctgatctattgtttcatattcatctttcaatcacaaactcaaatgtcttcatttcCAATACTACAGAAACGACTGTATCTAAAAGATGGAGCTAAATGCGACACAAACAGGTGATGACTATCAGGGACAGTAATAGCATTGGTCTGAAGTAGTTTTCTCTTACCATACACCAGCAGTGTGTACTGGTCAGCTGCGCGGCCGTAATTATTGTGTGCCTGACACAGGTAGGTGCCGTTGTGTGTTTGGCTAAGGCGTGACATGACCAAGGTAGTGCCGGAAATTTCCGCCCTCTCAGGCAGAGTGTCATTCACTCGCGACCAGTGAATGTCCCGTGGCctaaagaaacacagagagaaagagagaatgaacaGAAAGTCTGAATGATAGAGACTTAAAGAAAACCAAAGGCTGAAGCTAAAACGTCCCACAAAaatggttcctcaagggttctggGATTGTTAAGAGTTTACTGCTTGCTGAAGTGGTTCTGCATGGAACTTTTACTAATGAAGAAACTGCACTCTGTTTTACGGTTTTACATTCGAATCTTCAAGAGCTTACCGGCCAAAGAACCAAGGGTTCTAATGAGGGATGGATCAATACTAATTGGGTACAAAAAACTGCTCTGATACCAATATTCAGTAACACATGATACAATGTGATGTTGAAGCACTATtgaaaagatattaaaaaaacattcatctGGACTTATTTAATGATTATTGATGATggtcaaagcaaagcagactgtgCTCTGTGCAAATATCAAGAGGAGccactacagcatcttcctacaataccaGTAACCCGATAGAACATCTAATagcatttaaacagtatttttattagAGAGATTGAGGGCAGCCATCGTGAGCTGCGCACcatgaactacacacacaatggTATTTGCAAACATGGAGCAGTGAAGCGAATGTGTAGAAAACCTGTCGCACAAGTGAGGCCACttcacttctgcgagcactgagtaCATTTCCTTCTCCCTCGCTCACCAGGGTTTACTCTTTGCTCACAAGTCAAGAGaagttcattgctagcagcacacagcagcaaccaTCATAAAAAGCATTATATACAATGTCTTATGACACTCCCGATTGCGTAAGACTAAATAGACTCATTTCGGTATCGGTATCTGAATTTGTATTGACGAGTACCAAAAAAATGGGTCTGCGAACCATTTAAATCACTTAACTGCGTCAATATTGACCAAGCGTTTTTGACACTTAAAGGCTGTAACTTTCTGAAAACATTTGACATTCCCAGTGAACAGAAAATCTGAAATCCCAGTACAACAGGTACATAGACATTTGGATCCTGATGTAGAGACCAACAGGATAACGAATGGAAGGCTGTGCTACAAAGACCATGAACGCAAAGAGATTATGGGATGCACACACCATCACAGCTGTGATGTGATCCATGAGCCTGTCCTCAACTCAGTGGCTGAAAAAAGAGCTTTATCCTTCATCCTTCCCTGGCTAGATTACAATCCCTCTATCAGCTTTGCCAATAATCCTGCTGGACACTTTTAATTAAAGCCTGCCCAGGATTCTCATCCcgtgtcatacacacacacacgcgcacacacacacacacacacacacacacacacacacacacacacacacagtcaccaaACAGCTGTAGGCTACTAATAAACACACctcaacaacaacagtggacaGGGTTTAATTGGTGATTAATGTCAGAGGAGCAGGATCATTATAGCTCTATAACGGAGTGATGCGCTCAGTGCAGCGTGAGCTCAGGGCCTGGGAGTGGCTGTCTCTGTCCCTTACTAGTTCATCTTTACAAGCCAGTGCTGCTTTCTATCCTGTCCTCCTCACACTGGATGCTGTTTGCAATCacatcattttcttttacacttTCACACTTAACCCATATTCATCTCACTCTATCTGGCCAGAGCACTCATCCCTTTATCCTCCCTACATCCTTGTTCTCAAGGGCCTATCCAAGTCCATCACTTCTCTCCATTCAATCTGTCATCTGTCTGTCCCCCCCATAAAAGGACAGGCGCTGGCACAGTTCCCCTCCATCTATCCTTCAGTCCTCACTTTACTTACAAGACTCCAGGGGGTTTTAATGGCTCTACTCTCAGAGCCTCTTAAATTCACAAAGAccagaaagagggaaaaaaaaaaggaaaagaaatcaaATGGTAGGTACATCTAGTGGCAGTTGCCCCAGCTCTGAGATCTCTGAATTTGCTTTTAGGCTCATGTTGATCTTCTCATGAGCTTTTCAGCTCATCTGGATTGGGCTGATCTTCTGAGCACTGAGGATctatggtgaaaaaaaaagtctggcaAACAGAAAAGAGCTTGATGTGCAAAAATAATTCCACTGTCAATGTTGCATGTAAAAGcaccacccacacccacacccgtctacacactcacagtggATTTCCAGTGACCGAGCAGGTAAGGCTGAGCGAGTCCCCCTCTCGCAGAATGCCCTGTGGAGGGCTGATCCTCACCGTGGGGGCAACTATGGAGAGACAGAACATGAAGAGCTCACTGtagtgttttgtattttaacatCATCTGCAATGCTGAGCATTACACATCGCCTCATGCAGTCATTATGTCGCTTCTTTGTCCATAATCAGGCAACAACATAATTAGAGGCAATTGCTTTTAAAATCCTGCCAAGAGTACAGGCTTTAGCAGATGGCTATTCCGTGGGCTAATAACTAGCGCTAATGGGCCGTGATTAGCAGAACCCATTGTTTCCTGTTACACTGTAAAGACAATAAATTGCAGCTCAGGTTCATTCTGACCTTGTAAAGACTTCAGaatttaacactaacattaacgtCACAGGATTAAATCCATGCGTAAATTCTTAACAATTGTTTATTTGCTTCTGTCTCCtacatttaaaaagcttttttttttttgttacttggATCCCGTGTatacataatttaataaattcaaatagataactgtgattttaaataaaaaataaaactctcaCAGTGGACATCCAGGCGGTAATGGCGAACCCTTTTCTGTCCTACGAGTGCCGGGTGGGAAGCCTCACAGCTGAGAGCAGCACCGTTGTCCTTCCTCTCAACAGGAAGCCGTATGGTGTTGGACACGCTCACTGTCTTTCCGTTCTCCTGCTGAGACACCACACCTGAGAaacagacggacagagagacacaaCATTCAGTGCAGTCAGCGTTTATTCTTTTGCTGCTCCtgctgttctgtgtatttagtGTGTATCGTGTATCTGCTTCTTCTATCCTGTTTATTTATCGCTTTTCACTGCATATGCAAATCTAGTGAATgtctgaatactgaatactgaatatcCTGTATTTGTAGGATTATATCTTGTTTCAGGAGTGATGATATTTCATCACATTATATACATGACAATTAAATTTGACTTGGCATAGCATATTTTCCAGAAATAACCCCACTATATTATATCTATGTACAGACTAAgatatatatattgcattatTGTACCAAGCATAAATTTTACTCTTTAATACTGGATCGAAAATTGCACATTAGTGCCCTTGATCAGTatagtttttgtgatttttgtgcaGATCAAATTGTATTGATACATTACTCTGAAATATGCGTTTAGTTAAAAGTTTGTTTCATCtcataaaatacaatttaaatatcCATATACTGGTGGTTAAAAACAATTGTTGTATTATTCATTTcgcattacattaaaaaaagaatattttatataaataaaatatatttacatattaatgcttatatgtacattattaaaacaccaataaatcacaaaactttattttatttagatttaattttttgtaaCTTTGTTTCTAATATATTTCTAATATCCTAAAAGTTCAATAGTTACAAAAGTGTAATACTTACAAAATATGTCTAAGTTCAGTTTAAATATATGTGCATCATggattaaaatacatatttaaagcaTACTGAAGCATACTTAAAATAGCTGCATTTTAACATGGTTAAGTATATTAAGCAAGATTAAAGTCTGCTTTTAATACtatgttaatttttcattttagcacATTTTGAATGCACTTATCATTAGTGTGCCTGCCAGGACATTAAAGTGTGCTGTAGGGTAATCAGTTGCAGGGAATTATTCAAGATCTATATTTGGAGAATTCATTGCTGAGACTGACATTCTGAGACACAATACTGATCGTAAGCCAATTGCTGAACACCCTGAAGTAACATTAGCTAGATTTTCCACTCTGACACAACTCACACGCTTCTTACACGTAGCACACCAGAAATCGGCAACAGAATTTTGAGCTCAGGGCACAACAATACTACAACTCACTACAACTCATACTCACAATGATGCTGCTTATTTCTGCTAGCAAGACTGAAGTATTTTTAATGCcatgactaataataaaacactaactGATGACTGTATTACAGTTTAGACAATGTCCTTGTACATCGCTTCACCTGCTAGATTGAAAGAGAAAATGTGTCATACAGTCAAAATGCTGTGAGATTGCTATACAGTGACCTGCTGTCCCTTACATACCTCCTAATacgttgaaaaaaaaaaaaaaaaagcttgtcagaGTGAACATAGTCATGGGGATTTTGGTGTGTTTGCTTTTACAGATGAGTAAAACATTCACACATTGTACAAGGTATTTAATAGGGATTTAGCACAACTAATTACTCCTATAATCCATaataatggagagagagagagagagagagagagagagagagagagaggaagagagagagaggaataacGCAGTTAGGTGTACGCACCCATTACAATTTTACTGACTTTGCGATTTtcaatttcatatttcattatttttttaatattcacataCTTTATAACCAAGATTTATCAATACATGTATACTattatttgtcatgccaataaaacacactgaaataGAAAAtcgaaagagtgagtgagagagagagagagagagagattgagggaTGGTGAAAGAGTTGGCAGACTGATATAGGGGAGAAATTAGAAGACAGAAGTTATAGcagtaaaagaaagagagaccgTGTGGACAGAGGAACACAAAGTATTTAACATGCACGAGCACCTGGGTTCCGCCTCTGGCACACAGCTGAGACTGTTTATTTGTGaatatgtaggtgtgtgtgtgtgtgtgtgtgtgtgtgtgtgtgtgtgtgtgtgtgtgtggcgggggACCAATCAGGCAGACTGCCAGATGGACAGATGTGTCTAAGAGTGTAACAAAATAGCAACACAGAAAGGTGTGCTGATTCTCTGACAGACAAATGACAAAGATTAGGAGGACAAAAGAGGCACTTGTACAcaacaggcagagagagagtaCAAAGCCAGACAACCTTCTGTAGGAAAAGAGAACTGATAACCCAGACAGacggaggagagaaagaaaaggaatgaGGAACAGGTTGAAATAAAAGCAAATCAGAGGAAAGTGGTGTTTCCTAAAGGGTGTTTCTCAAATCAAAGAAAACTGAACAGAGCTTTGTGATGGATAGATggtgtgagcgagtgagtgagtgaatgagtaagtGCGTGAGTTAAGTAACTAAGTAAGcgaaatgaatgagtgaatggatTAATCTACATAagtgacttgtgtgtgtgtgaaatcagtaagtgaaatgaatgagtgagtgaatgaattaaCAGTGTGTGACTTGtgagtgaaatgaatgaatgaaatcaaTAAGGGAGTAAgttaaatgaatgagtgaaatgaatgagtgaaatgAATGAGTAAGTGAGCGAGTGAATAAGTGAATGAGAGTGAAATgaatgagtgggtgagtgaaataataagtgagtaaatgagtgtgagttaataagtgaatgaatgagtgagtgagtgagtgagtgaatgagtgaatgagtaagtGAATTAttaagtgagtgaatgagtgagttaaTAAGTGAATGAGTGGGGGAATGATTGAGCGAGCTAATAAGCgaatgaatgagtgtatgtattaataagtgtgtgaatgagtgtttgagttaagcaaatgaatgaatgagtgaatgaattagTAAGTGTGTGAATGACTGAGTTAAGCGAATGAACgagtgaatgaattaataagtGCGTGAATGAGTGTTCGAGTTAATAAGAGAATgaatgagtgggtgagtgacagtgaatgagtgtttgagttagtgagtgagtgaatgagttagtgagtgaatgaatgagtgagtgaattatTAGGTGACTGAATTAATAAATGAGTTAATAAGtgaataagtgagtgagtgagtgagtgagtgagtgagtgagcactTGAGCGTACTGTATATTGAGTGTTCAATAATGGACATGACTGAAAATCTGAGTTTGTGCTGAATCTGAGCTAGGCAGGATTATGactgtgagtgaatgtgtgtaggtTTGTGCTTGCTTATGTTTGCATGTTTGCTCATATGCGCACATAATCAATACACTAGGCATAGAGAAGGCCTGAGAACAGAGATCACATCAATCTTTACCAAAAGAAGAAACatatgaaaagtaaaaaaatgaaaaatgttgcattttaaCAATTAATACTGTGTTTAGGACACTGTCCTGATCTAAGAATAGTCTCATCTCAATTGTAAAGAATGTATAATtgaaataaagtattaattCAACTTAATAATTCAATTAACTGGTGAATGGAAACTGCacacctgaccaggataaagcagctcCTGAAAGGCAGTGATGAATAGGAAGAGCGCAGACTTTAAGACCTTACTGTGTCTCTCGATATGTTTCTGTTGGTGCATACAGACTTgtacaacaaacaaacacgcgcacacacaccttgaCATTCTTTGGGTGCACTCACAATCATACACATATGTGTATAGACAGACTAACCAGGAATCTCTCGTCGGTCTCGGACCCAGCGCAGCGTAGCGGGAGGTTTGCTCCTCTCTGACACACAGGTGAGCTCCACCTCTCCACCCTCCACCGCCTCACTCTTCACCTCCACAGTGGGCACCTCCGGGGGCACCACCACTGACAGCGTGGCCACCTGGTGGTGCGTGGAGTCCGTGTAGAGCTGGCAGAAGTAGCCACCCTCATCAGACACACTCACATTACTCAGCGTGATGCGCACCAGGCGTGGCGTGAACAGCACCATCTGAAAGCGTTCGTCCTTCAgagctgagacagagagagagagagagagagacattattTAGGCATGATTTAACATTATTTAGACATGAACATTTAATAACTGGGATACATACAAGAATGGTACAGCATGAGAGATAGAGGGTGCACACTGAGACACTACACTGTCTTTACTTAGTATTAGAATTGATttgtgtgcatgcgtgcataGCGATGTATTTCTCTCCAAGTTTCCTTGTGTGAAATTTATATAATTGAATATGTGTCAAAAGTTATGACACAGAAAAGCTTTGCAGTACTCTAATCGTGGCATGGTCATGCCAAGAAAGCTAATATGAGCTATTACGTGACTATTAGCGAGGGTTATTCATCTTTATTAAGTGAGAcagctgaggggaaaaaattatatatagacagagaaggagagtgagagactgagaTGGGGAGATAAGCACAGAATGACTAGAAAGACGATGATTAAGACAGGTAAATATTCACATCCTCCAGAAGTACTTTGCTTGCATTGTTGATGAAGTTGTCCGAAAGGTCCAGTTTCTATAGAAACTGTGTACTTCACTTTACCACATCTACAACAATTACTtaagtacactgcagttactccCTGGATTCTTCTTCAGAattctatctacctatctatctatctaaaagaggaaaaaaaagaggcagagaCAAGGGGCTTAGATCTAGGTTGATCTGCAGGAAGGACGTTTGGTAAACAAGAAGGGATAGATATTGAAATAAAGTAAAGATAAGGGGAGAGAACAGAATATAAAGAGAGGATATGGAACAGAGCCAACAAGGCAGTCTCAGAGATGAAGATGAGAAGCCACAGTATTGGGTCCTGGACAAAATGGAGGGATTATCGACCGTCATAAAGGAGGTGATGCAAAAGCAGGAGCAGGCAATAAAGGAAATGAGAAAAGCCAAGAGATGAGCTGATATAAAAGAAACGGGAGAGGGCAGGATAGaagagaggaggggagaggagaggggaggagaggagaggagaagggaggggaggagagaagaagagaggggaggaggggagagaagaggggaagagaaaagaagagaggagaggagggggaggagaaaagaggagagggGAAGAAGGGAGAGaagaggggaggagaggagaagagggagaagagaagagaggagtaTGGAGGAGAAAATAAGGGAGGAGAATAGTGGAGAAAGG contains:
- the cadm4 gene encoding cell adhesion molecule 4 isoform X3; translation: MRAGQRSRLFSRSLTVLLIQSSILLSLCSRGQAVQAENVTVLEGGTAQISCRLQNYDGSIVVIQNPRRQTLFFNGTRALKDERFQMVLFTPRLVRITLSNVSVSDEGGYFCQLYTDSTHHQVATLSVVVPPEVPTVEVKSEAVEGGEVELTCVSERSKPPATLRWVRDRREIPGVVSQQENGKTVSVSNTIRLPVERKDNGAALSCEASHPALVGQKRVRHYRLDVHFAPTVRISPPQGILREGDSLSLTCSVTGNPLPRDIHWSRVNDTLPERAEISGTTLVMSRLSQTHNGTYLCQAHNNYGRAADQYTLLVYENVSVFVSPTSHPVTSSSSLPWTQPDPGAVVETHSAVPYPIIGGVLALLVFTIICVLIVTIWCSVRQKGSYLTHEASGLDEHGEVQEAFLNGNDTSQGKKEYLL
- the cadm4 gene encoding cell adhesion molecule 4 isoform X4: MRAGQRSRLFSRSLTVLLIQSSILLSLCSRGQAVQAENVTVLEGGTAQISCRLQNYDGSIVVIQNPRRQTLFFNGTRALKDERFQMVLFTPRLVRITLSNVSVSDEGGYFCQLYTDSTHHQVATLSVVVPPEVPTVEVKSEAVEGGEVELTCVSERSKPPATLRWVRDRREIPGVVSQQENGKTVSVSNTIRLPVERKDNGAALSCEASHPALVGQKRVRHYRLDVHFAPTVRISPPQGILREGDSLSLTCSVTGNPLPRDIHWSRVNDTLPERAEISGTTLVMSRLSQTHNGTYLCQAHNNYGRAADQYTLLVYDPGAVVETHSAVPYPIIGGVLALLVFTIICVLIVTIWCSVRQKGSYLTHEASGLDEHGEVQEAFLNGNDTSQGVQTTLPMDLISIGS
- the cadm4 gene encoding cell adhesion molecule 4 isoform X1 yields the protein MRAGQRSRLFSRSLTVLLIQSSILLSLCSRGQAVQAENVTVLEGGTAQISCRLQNYDGSIVVIQNPRRQTLFFNGTRALKDERFQMVLFTPRLVRITLSNVSVSDEGGYFCQLYTDSTHHQVATLSVVVPPEVPTVEVKSEAVEGGEVELTCVSERSKPPATLRWVRDRREIPGVVSQQENGKTVSVSNTIRLPVERKDNGAALSCEASHPALVGQKRVRHYRLDVHFAPTVRISPPQGILREGDSLSLTCSVTGNPLPRDIHWSRVNDTLPERAEISGTTLVMSRLSQTHNGTYLCQAHNNYGRAADQYTLLVYENVSVFVSPTSHPVTSSSSLPWTQPDPGAVVETHSAVPYPIIGGVLALLVFTIICVLIVTIWCSVRQKGSYLTHEASGLDEHGEVQEAFLNGNDTSQGVQTTLPMDLISIGS
- the cadm4 gene encoding cell adhesion molecule 4 isoform X2 — its product is MAFWSVWKYCGVFSTLLLLSFLRTARGQAVQAENVTVLEGGTAQISCRLQNYDGSIVVIQNPRRQTLFFNGTRALKDERFQMVLFTPRLVRITLSNVSVSDEGGYFCQLYTDSTHHQVATLSVVVPPEVPTVEVKSEAVEGGEVELTCVSERSKPPATLRWVRDRREIPGVVSQQENGKTVSVSNTIRLPVERKDNGAALSCEASHPALVGQKRVRHYRLDVHFAPTVRISPPQGILREGDSLSLTCSVTGNPLPRDIHWSRVNDTLPERAEISGTTLVMSRLSQTHNGTYLCQAHNNYGRAADQYTLLVYENVSVFVSPTSHPVTSSSSLPWTQPDPGAVVETHSAVPYPIIGGVLALLVFTIICVLIVTIWCSVRQKGSYLTHEASGLDEHGEVQEAFLNGNDTSQGVQTTLPMDLISIGS
- the cadm4 gene encoding cell adhesion molecule 4 isoform X5, coding for MRAGQRSRLFSRSLTVLLIQSSILLSLCSRGQAVQAENVTVLEGGTAQISCRLQNYDGSIVVIQNPRRQTLFFNGTRALKDERFQMVLFTPRLVRITLSNVSVSDEGGYFCQLYTDSTHHQVATLSVVVPPEVPTVEVKSEAVEGGEVELTCVSERSKPPATLRWVRDRREIPGVVSQQENGKTVSVSNTIRLPVERKDNGAALSCEASHPALVGQKRVRHYRLDVHFAPTVRISPPQGILREGDSLSLTCSVTGNPLPRDIHWSRVNDTLPERAEISGTTLVMSRLSQTHNGTYLCQAHNNYGRAADQYTLLVYDPGAVVETHSAVPYPIIGGVLALLVFTIICVLIVTIWCSVRQKGSYLTHEASGLDEHGEVQEAFLNGNDTSQGKKEYLL